In Effusibacillus lacus, one genomic interval encodes:
- the tnpA gene encoding IS200/IS605 family transposase, with the protein MVDYQTGGHSVYDIKYHFVWVTKYRYHVLVGEVAARAREIIRQCCFSRGITIVKGSVGKDHIHLLVSCPPTMAPSKVIQYLKGRSSRMLQDEFSHLKKRYWGQHLWARGYFCATVGAVNEETIRRYIEGQQVEGDDVFDIEE; encoded by the coding sequence ATGGTCGACTATCAAACCGGTGGACATTCTGTATATGACATCAAGTACCACTTCGTGTGGGTAACAAAATATCGATATCACGTGCTCGTTGGGGAAGTGGCGGCACGAGCACGAGAAATTATACGACAATGCTGCTTCAGTCGGGGAATCACGATTGTAAAAGGAAGCGTAGGGAAAGATCACATCCATCTGCTGGTATCGTGCCCACCGACAATGGCTCCATCAAAGGTAATTCAGTATCTCAAGGGAAGATCATCACGAATGTTGCAGGATGAGTTTTCCCATCTCAAAAAGAGGTACTGGGGCCAGCATTTATGGGCTCGAGGATATTTCTGTGCAACAGTCGGAGCGGTGAATGAAGAAACGATCCGCCGCTATATAGAAGGTCAGCAAGTCGAAGGCGATGATGTCTTTGACATTGAAGAATAG